ttttgaacattttgcagTATTACGATACCAAATATTGCGATAAATTtcgatctataccattttttcaactgtttagctgactTGACATTaatcttgccctcatgtttgtcgtatttctgcagtattttattttcatgtagcgtTTCTTCCAAACCTCATtggtcatgtccatctcatttgtgccctgcttgcattccttatgtccttcccctggtgctgccatttttgttgtactaactttctcctgctctatgaccgtcacctctgctgatctcactggacaaacaaatGTACAAgctattgattttatttttacattatcatagacttcagttcatattagcaattaatttgaaaaaagaaatcgATGCATGGTGAACGAGCGGTTACGATATATCACCGGACAAAATATCGCGGTACTATggtgtatcgatttttttctccaacCCCTACAAAACACAGGAGGTCTGGGGGGTTCAAGAAGAGCCCAGAGATGTGTCTCAATGCCATGCTTGTTCCATGTTTAGCTAAAGCAATTATGGACTTGATTAAGGATTATGAACAACAATTATCAATGTTTTAAGAGGAGGGCGATTTGTACTAGCTCTCCTTCAGATAAAACTTAAAGTATGCATGTCAAAATGGATtctggtaaatgatgatgcTAAGATAAGAAGCAAATGTTCTTCTATTGGTAAGCGTCAGGATTCACGTTGTTGACGTTTGGTGAGgctgtcaaactagacgacgatgcaagaaaaattctgacatgctagtcttgttgaaacGTGGTCATGGGGCATCTTTGATGCCTCGTTGATTGTGTCGTACTACAAGACCATTTGTCGTTCCCGATTTGCAAAATTGGACCCAAGGTTTGAGGATGAGCTCCAACGTTGAAGTAGAGCCAAAATTGatcataattaaataaaaaataagctaaaacgaggcatttttgaaaaatttaaaatacaaaaagcagttgtaaaaaacaattacaacatacctgaaatttaaaacaaaaggtaaaaagtaaataaatattaaaacttaCAAAAGATCCAAAATTATTAAAACCCTGGTGGGAACACATACATTTCTTTGAGAAGTAGGTCTGGAGGTCAGTTTTGTGCGAACAGATGCACCAAAGATCCTAGGGTCACAATACACCACTAATAGTTTTAGTATCTTTTATGGTTTTGACACTACATTGGTATAATTTCTGGGGCTGGTTGGTTGACATTTCTCTAAAATGTAATCACGTTTAAAGATAATATTATGTGAAAATAATTCAAGATCTATTCTAGGGGTACTAGTGGTTCAGGGACTGAAGTCTAAGAGCATCTTCCCACCTTTCCAACCAGCATGAGCGTCTTTGTGATCGGACCTGCTCCACAGTACTGCAGCTTGATGACTCTGCCCTGATGACGAGGCACACCTGCATTAAGAGGACATAATACTGAATAAACAATGTAAACTTTATACAAATTTAAGGTTATAATAATCCTTAAAGTCTGTGTCTATGCCACTAAAATGCTCTCATACAGTTGGCACAGCGGTTGACAGCAGCCAGACAGGGATACTCTCTCTCAAAAACTGCCAGGTCGCTCACCACTTCCACCTAGAAGCAAAAAACCCCCACACATATTCTCATGTTAGGGACCAGGAAAACATTTATAAGTTTTATTTAAGACTGAAATGGTTCCTTCACATGCCTCTGAATTTGTTTGCACACAAAACTTTGTTTCACAGTACCTGCACCGGGCTGTCCCTGAAGAGTTCCTGCACATATTTAGCCACACGAGGAGCAGCCATACGCTCAGGATCTGAGCCGCCAATGTCACGACATGCAAGTCTGAAGAAAGGAAACAGGTCAGCTGGTGAAGGAGTATTAACAGCACAGCATAAGAGAAACATCTTAAACGTATGTGTGACATACGCAACCCACCTCCCACTCTCCAGAGCATCAGCCAGCTCCACCAGCCTCCTCCCCTCTGCCTCCTCAGGTGCCCACAGCCCCAGAACACACACCTTGTACTCAGAGGGTTTGACTTTGGCCTCTCTTACTTCCAGGGGCTTTAGAGGGGAAAAATACATAcgcccttttttaaattttactttattgcTGGCATCTTATTACTAGAAACAGGCAAACGCAACCGAGATAGTCTTCTGTTTGAATATGTTGTATAATACATGGTGTCAGGAAACAATTCACGAGcaataacatttaaacactgatagaAATAATACATAACTAACACTCAAACCACAGAAAAGCACACCACTTCCCTATCTCTTTTGCTCAGTGCTCCTTCCCAGAGCAGCCAGTTCTCTCAATTTCCATTTGCAAAAGCTGATTCAGTTTGTGTTTCTTTGCCAACATGTTTTATTCCAAACCCAAAGAATATGTTTTATAAGAATCACAtgccaaaacatttgtaaacaCTTTGCAAAATTCCATATAAacaaagttattattattattattattattatactaaGCAGAATACATGATACTgcctttttaaaagtattaacaaAGCCTAATTTCAgatagttaaaaaaaactttactcTTGCAGATCCTCCTTAAAAGTATCTTAAGTAAGTTCTCACCATGTAGAGAGCCTGAAGGGCTCCCAGTGCAGCCACGATGGTACTGTTCTTGTAGTTCCTGTGAGGAGGGCAGACCAGAAGGGGGCGCAGCATACCTGTTTTTAAAGCCCtgaaaagacaaattaaaaaaacagcaaagaaacaCTGAGATCAAAAAGCAACTTGAAACATCAAAGCAGAAGAAAACCTTCAGCTTCTGTGAACTAACCGTTTGACTCCGTTGAGTGCTGCATCACTGAAGCGCCTGACATCATCGTAGTCACGGTTAACAGGGCCAGTGGAGGCAAACACCAGGCGGTTCCCAGGCAGACCAGGGACCTTCAGGACCACCACCTCCTCCCCAAGACCACTGTCAACCTATAAGAGGGAGAGCACACCAAAGAGAAAACGCATCAGTGGAAAACAATGCTAACATGGCTGCAACTAGGGATCCAAAAATGCATCCTCATGAGAGTCCTTATGTTTTATACATTTCAAGCTAATCCACTTGTGACAAATAAGAGTATTTTTCTTCAAATCCTTCTTGCATATGTGCACAATTTCCCTCAGAAAGAAGGCACTGATGCAAAGGCCAGTCTCAAGATTTAGAGCATTAATACTCCTTTTCACAATAACACTATGACTCACAGTAATCAGTAAGTTTCTAGTCAAACAGAAGCAGTTACAAATGTGTCACTGGGTTTAATGGCTGCATGTGGAAGAAGAGCAGAGCTTACAGAGCTGTAGTCCTGCAGCGGTGCTTTCAGACACTCAAGCTCAGAGGGCAGCGTGTCATGGCTCTGGGTCACCAGCACAATGCCATCAAaactgagaaagagagaaaaacatgaacttaaaacattttaaagtatttagATGTGGTGAGCTGGTGTTACTATGTTCCTCCAAGAGGTGATGAGCAAGTACTgctgggtatttatatttcagatcTGGCTATGtccagtagttttttttttttttggctttgttCACTGGCTATAGTAGCTAAATGGAGAAAGGTTTCATATTGCTCTTCCACAGGGTCATCCAAGTTGCTTAAGCTGCCCCAAACCAGAACAGCTAAGtggaagcaaagcattttttCCCTTGTACTCACTTCTGGTTCTTGAGGTCTGCAGTCCATTCAAGGGGCTGGATGctaaacagagaaaacacagaaaggAACAACACTTAATTCCTCTTTTATAAGCAAAGTCAGCAGCATTGTAGGACACAGAAAATCTATCTCTTAAAACACAGAGTACCTGGTATCAGTTTTTATAATGCAGGTTAATGATAACAGAGTGGGTCAAAGTTTTAAATCCTGCAAGACCTTTGAGATCTGCCTCTCTAAGCGTGTTACAGTCTGATTTCTGGTCTGactgcagtgaaaaaaaaactttatacGTTTTAGCTTGCACTTTTTAGGAAGCAGGGGATCACATGATAGCTCACACTCAGACTGAAAGTGAAATGTCAGCAGCAAAAAGGAGGATGGGCCCTTTATTTGGAAACTAAATCCAGAAAGTGCAACTTTGTGCAACATGCGAGAATCAAATTTCATACGTTGAGCTGTGCATGACTAAACTTAATGAAATAACGCGCTGGAGAAAAAATGGATAACTATTTGAATTACTTAATTGAACTAAATCAAGAAAATATGAAGAGTTAAGAATAGTGCTCTAAAACCCCCATCTCCTCTATTTCTCCCCTAAGTGCGCGCGGAGCTGCAGTCAGCTGCCAGTTAGAAAACGTTAACCCAGCAGTGATGTTGAACTAAATCCTTCCTAAATCTCACCTGGTGCACATTTTCGGTCCTCCTCCTCCGGTGTCCTCTTTGTGAAAGAGACAGCTGAACGCCGATGATCAAAGATCCTTCCCTTCCCGGGTGATCACATGACCCGTTTAGTTGAACTCGTGACGCCTTCGCGAGCTTAATGTAGCTCGTCATTACAACAATCCAGCTCGCTTAACGTGATGTATTTTCTATAGCAAGAATAGTGTTATTGGGTAAAACAGTCTTTACAAATATCGGATGCTTCTTGTTTTTTCCCATCTGAGCGACAAAACTGTTAAGTGGTATACTATTTCGAAAATATACGGACTGGTAGAGTGCAGCTATATGAAAGTTCAATGTTTCCACTGTACGTAAAGGCGCAGATTTGTTATGTAGGgaattgtagtttttaaagctgataaaaaatggccaaaatcaTAAATAAGACGAGTGCGTTAACAGTAAAATACGTAGTACTTGAAATCATAGTTTTAGTATCAAAACTTGATTCATTTATCTACTTTAGCTGAACATTTTACCTCGTTTCAACCAGggctgatcttttgaactacaAATCTAACCGGAAGTAGAGTTCTCCGTGGCGAACACGAAAGGTGAGTATTACCAAAGGCGGTGCAAAGTGCAAGCAAGAAAACCAGGGTTTTCAGGAGCAGGTTAGAGTCACTTTCCTGTTGAAACTGATCTTTAATTCCAGGTAAAAACCGAACTGCACAGCTACAGGTCGAGCAGCAGGTAGGCAGAAGTTTCAAACAGCTGCAGCGCCTGCAGCAAACCTCTGTACCCTGAATATGATTGATAGCTTTATTATCAAGTGATGGCAGATAACGACGAATGCAGGTTTGAGTAGACATTCCCAAAATCATCGCCTTGCCCTATTTGGCAGTCTGCTTTTGATAAACCAGTTTCGGTGTAGTGCTAAGTTGGCTGACAGATGCTAAACTAACATGGGATTTAATTACATGGTAAGAAGTCAAAACTGAATCTCTCATCATTGTCTGTGcaaaatgtatgagaaaaaaatgctaGTTTTTTATGCTTTGCTCTGCTTAAACCGTTTTAAACTTGAGGTTTAGGACTTAAAGGTGAACAAACAACAAACCTGAAGATGTCAATTTGGCCTTAAGAAAGTTTCAAggacaaacaaactgattatCAAAAAATATCTTGAGTTGACTTCAAtttgtgtgtaggtgccagCAGGTGTTGAAACAGTACTAAAATACTGTACTCAAGTCAAACcaaatgaaaaatgacttaAGGAGCAGTAAAACTACTGAATTACTTATTACTCTCTTAGTAACCTACACAAGTTTTAGTAGgaagtagggctgaatgattttggaaaataatcctattgcaatttttttcccacaatattgcaattgtgatttgatatgcgatcatgaactttcttttattcctcaaCAAGGGTTGAACAATTCCTTAAAAGTGTCTAAtcctgatgattttgactcatattacAAATTGGATATGGattattgcattgaagggttttttgtcatttttatatttaataagaaaaaagtacaaaaatgaagaaggtaggattttttgtagcctattctaaaaaatgacacctgaatgattgcatgatatgtcatgcataacatctcctttgcaaaaaagtttgaaactggtattttgacacaaatatcaggtcaaagaaatattaaaccttttgtaatttgaaaattgAAGCAGGCcacattgcgatttaatctaattttcaataaattgtCCAGGTCTAGTAGGAAGTAATTCATTGAAGTTTACCTAAAAGTCTGAACAGttcctttaaccctttaaaacctgagtttctggactcttttcttattttaaccataaaaggcccagaaaaatgtcctgtgagtacatgcttttgcccatttttccacaatacttagaacttttaatatatgacagttatttacatttaactgCACGTTGGGACTTCTGGTTTGTAGATGAGACTGTAGACAGCTAAAACGAGGAGCTCCGGGccgaataagtttaaaaaacggAGAAAACCCTTTTAATCATAACTCGAcaatggaaaaataattaacatgtataaaacacattttactgcatgttaagagtgttttaactgtttaaaatgaaaaaaaaaaaccacaaaaacGGGGGAAACTTATACTAGAATCTtagtgagaaaaggggaaattacagtaataaccacatgctggctgtgaagcacagtttctcagctttcagaaactgtttgaatttttccgatAGCAcagtcatgcaattatg
The Cheilinus undulatus linkage group 5, ASM1832078v1, whole genome shotgun sequence DNA segment above includes these coding regions:
- the zgc:152830 gene encoding putative aminopeptidase W07G4.4; the protein is MCTSIQPLEWTADLKNQNFDGIVLVTQSHDTLPSELECLKAPLQDYSSVDSGLGEEVVVLKVPGLPGNRLVFASTGPVNRDYDDVRRFSDAALNGVKRALKTGMLRPLLVCPPHRNYKNSTIVAALGALQALYMPLEVREAKVKPSEYKVCVLGLWAPEEAEGRRLVELADALESGRLACRDIGGSDPERMAAPRVAKYVQELFRDSPVQVEVVSDLAVFEREYPCLAAVNRCANCVPRHQGRVIKLQYCGAGPITKTLMLVGKGITYDTGGADIKAGGVMAGMHRDKCGAAAVAGFFQILAKLRPENLKVIGSMAMVRNSVGAECYVADELVVSRAGRRVRVGNTDAEGRMVMVDLLCEMKEKAIQETAPQLFTIATLTGHAIRAMGPNYSIIMDNGPAHRNNNAAQLQKAGDVLGDVFEVSMIRREDYEFHKGKSEYEDILQSNNLPSSATPRGHQTPAAFLIMASGLDKHGVDSDRPLPYSHVDIAGSSGPYPGVPTGAPVIAMAANYILSDSL